The Penicillium digitatum chromosome 6, complete sequence genome has a window encoding:
- a CDS encoding Polynucleotidyl transferase, ribonuclease H fold produces MSQPISFARIPSPLVAPHLITGRKEFFAERDEIAKERRRLQRERNGYVPGAHRHEDSIREKDKRLAETNNLHRQNLDLWLSFTADPENGFEYYKTSFGCPAPSHEMIKEFLRWYIGSTEGRLNENGRPTVRTVQACAERFFGGFEEFTKTKIIPDDRKEIKSWIKKTLTAEGIIVNQKKEKLNFTRHDFLRTVSSLWQTDHQTFIPGLLKVVILFALQLYLFTGARVGSFIPSSKDKHERGLRYKHIDLVLFPSTTALWAVGWRVKQVWLKNNRCPQYTVFGIGIRDSNRPQFASGYLLLSLALAHGALFAVNTVDDLAQFNLSNGEIPLRWKDEYLEKPVLRHATADGPQETPLTKQKFCSCLRQIFAAAGYFGELATIHCIRRNLGKKVERRHGSAPVSQIMAHQGPGTFPEHYQAHCSSMDTVSAVLDEEDQSDHIEYFQGYVQFYERGLPSELPAEVKKSIFEKPDMVSMRDRIDLFERSHDANSLKHEQLEYRKALVRYRLSELKQNQNRWVREKRDQKIINRGKEEPRHLENDICTRAQMLIMPEVARIATAMSCTKELSFDEKLLFVQDLQTQCLRDFDVRLPNQYGKSEKM; encoded by the exons ATGTCCCAGCCCA TCTCATTTGCCCGAATACCCTCCCCCCTTGTGGCACCGCACTTGATCACGGGCAGAAAAGAGTTTTTTGCTGAGCGCGATGAGATTGCGAAGGAGAGACGTCGTCTCCAACGGGAAAGAAACGGCTATGTTCCTGGAGCCCACAGACATGAAGATTCAATTAGGGAGAAAGACAAAAGGCTTGCCGAGACCAACAACTTACATCGGCAAAACTTGGATCTTTGGTTGAG CTTTACCGCAGACCCAGAAAATGGATTTGAATACTACAAAACCTCGTTTGGTTGTCCAGCCCCAAGTCACGAGATGATCAAGGAGTTTCTCCGTTGGTACATTGGTTCTACTGAAGGCCGACTAAACGAGAACGGACGACCAACGGTAAGAACCGTACAGGCGTGTGCCGAGCGGTTCTTTGGTGGATTTGAAGAATTTACAAAGACCAAAATCATCCCAGATGATCGAAAAGAAATAAAATCG TGGATCAAAAAAACCCTGACGGCGGAAGGTATAATAGTGAatcaaaagaaagagaagctAAACTTCACAAGACATGATTTCCTGAGAACGGTCTCGTCTTTGTGGCAGACAGATCATCAAACTTTTATCCCTGGGTTGCTTAAAGTGGTCATCTTGTTTGCTCTTCAACTGTATCTCTTTACCGGAGCAAGAGTCGGATCTTTCATTCCTTCCAGCAAGGACAAACATGAAAGAGGTCTTCGATACAAA CATATTGACTTGGTACTATTTCCTTCAACCACGGCCCTTTGGGCGGTTGGTTGGCGGGTCAAACAGGTCTGGCTCAAGAACAATCGATGTCCACAATACACTGT ATTCGGGATCGGTATCCGGGATAGCAACAGACCGCAATTTGCATCAGGCtaccttcttctctccctcgCCCTAGCACACGGTGCTCTCTTTGCCGTCAACACTGTGGACGATCTAGCACAATTCAATCTCTCAAATGGAGAGATTCCATTGCGATGGAAAGATGAGTACTTGGAAAAGCCAGTCCTCAGACATGCAACGGCAGATGGACCCCAAGAGACTCCTTTGACGAAACAAAAGTTTTGTTCCTGCCTGCGCCAAATCTTCGCCGCCGCGGGATATTTTGGTGAACTGGCAACGATCCACTGTATCCGACGAAATCTAGGGAAGAAAGTCGAAA GAAGGCATGGTTCTGCACCTGTGTCTCAAATAATGGCACACCAGGGACCAGGCACTTTTCCAGAGCATTATCAAGCCCACTGCTCCTCTATGGATACAGTCTCAGCTGTTCTCGACGAGGAGGACCAATCTGACCACATTGAGTACTTCCAAGGCTACGTCCAATTTTACGAGCGCGGCTTGCCGAGCGAATTGCCAGCAGAAGTCAAGAAAAGTATTTTTGAAAAACCAGACATGGTAAGTATGAGAGATCGGATCGACTTGTTTGAGCGAAGTCACGATGCGAACTCCCTCAAACATGAGCAGCTGGAATACAGGAAGGCGCTAGTTCGATATCGTCTTTCTGAGCTCaagcaaaatcaaaatcgaTGGGTACGAGAGAAAAGAGACCAGAAAATCATCAACCGGGGAAAGGAAGAGCCGAGGCACTTGGAAAATGACATTTGCACACGTGCTCAAATGTTGATTATGCCCGAAGTTGCGCGAATCGCAACAGCCATGTCCTGTACCAAAGAGCTTTCCTTTGACGAAAAACTTCTTTTTGTCCAAGATCTACAGACGCAGTGTCTCCGTGATTTTGATGTG AGGTTGCCAAATCAATATGGCAAG TCTGAGAAAATGTGA
- a CDS encoding Cellobiose dehydrogenase, which produces MRVFYAGPLAIALSVFTGAASASVFQNHTYDYIVVGGGPSGIISAEKFAHAGKKVLLLERGVGPTVATGNNETLPWDHSLTPIDLPGLSADIGALDVWNQYICTDTAGTAACVLGGGVTVNFMVFVHPPAHDFDDKWPKGWKWKDVESAAHRLYKRNPGTTLSSADGKRYDQGLYTVLSKFFGGLGWKSVDMITEPNEKHQIYSYPAWNLKNQMRAGPVRTYLPDAVKRHNFHLALQTKVIRLVRSGSHVTGVEIQTASGHSEIITVAPHGRVVLAAGALSTPRLLWNSGIGGKAQIETAKKSGVAVPPKAQWIDLPVGVGLMDHPIFPITFNTNASFGLVDYEGVLTGTDSRDISLYRNHSGVLAQGKHRLIFFTSEDVDGHTQYYQGSCAPTDEGVVTITAYMTHGLTSSGVLGLDASGNTVIEKSPYLQTSADRKAARTFLQKMVKDITAPSTGFELKTNTNVSAILKAQTPGIHYTRTAKMGTDDGRKNGTSVVDTNTKVYGVDNLFIVDASIHPDLPTGNLQATVMVVAEAAAAKILHYKVGY; this is translated from the exons ATGAGAGTCTTCTATGCTGGCCCTCTCGCTATTGCTCTCTCTGTGTTTACAGGAGCTGCCTCTGCTTCCGTCTTTCAGAACCACACTTATGACTATATTGTAGTTGGAGGTGGCCCGTCCGGTATCATCAGTGCCGAGAAGTTCGCTCATGCAGGAAAGAAAGTTCTGCTCCTTGAGCGAGGTGTCGGACCAACTGTGGCCACCGGTAACAATGAGACCCTCCCATGGGACCACTCGTTGACTCCCATCGATCTTCCGGGACTGTCAGCCGATATCGGGGCGCTCGATGTCTGGAACCAGTACATCTGCACCGACACTGCTGGCACTGCTGCCTGTGTGCTCGGTGGTGGTGTGACGGTCAATTTCATGGTCTTCGTTCACCCGCCAGCCCACGACTTTGATGATAAATGGCCCAAGGGCTGGAAGTGGAAGGACGTTGAGTCGGCTGCACACCGACTCTACAAACGCAACCCCGGGACCACTCTGTCCTCTGCCGACGGCAAGCGATATGACCAGGGTCTTTATACTGTGCTGTCCAAGTTCTTCGGTGGTCTGGGTTGGAAGTCGGTGGATATGATCACTGAGCCGAATGAGAAGCACCAGATCTACAGCTACCCGGCCTGGAACTTGAAGAATCAGATGCGTGCTGGCCCTGTTCGCACCTATCTCCCTGATGCTGTCAAGCGGCACAATTTCCACCTCGCTCTCCAGACCAAGGTGATTCGCTTGGTCCGTTCCGGTAGTCATGTAACTGGTGTCGAGATCCAGACTGCCTCGGGCCACTCCGAGATTATCACCGTTGCTCCCCACGGTCGTGTGGTGCTGGCTGCCGGCGCTCTGTCTACTCCTCGTCTGCTGTGGAACTCTGGCATTGGTGGCAAGGCCCAGATCGAGACTGCGAAGAAAAGCGGTGTTGCCGTTCCTCCCAAGGCTCAGTGGATTGACCTGCCTGTCGGTGTCGGTCTCATGGACCACCCCATTTTCCCGATCACCTTCAACACCAACGCCTCATTTGGTCTCGTTGACTACGAAGGGGTCCTTACCGGAACCGACTCTCGCGATATCTCCCTCTACCGCAACCACAGCGGTGTCCTGGCTCAGGGCAAGCACCGCCTGATTTTCTTCACCTCGGAGGACGTTGATGGCCACACTCAGTACTACCAAGGATCGTGCGCCCCTACAGATGAGGGAGTTGTAACCATAACCGCGTATATGACCCACGGCCTCACCTCGTCCGGTGTCCTGGGGCTTGATGCCAGCGGAAATACCGTCATTGAGAAGTCGCCCTACCTCCAGACCTCTGCTGACCGGAAGGCCGCTCGCACTTTTCTTCAGAAGATGGTCAAGGACATCACCGCCCCCTCCACTGGGTTTGAGCTTAAGACGAACACCAATGTCTCGGCCATCTTGAAGGCCCAGACCCCTGGTATACACTACACTAGAACTGCAAAGATGGGTACCGATGATGGCCGTAAGAACGGAACTTCCGTTGTCGATACCAATACCAAGGTTTATGGAGTGGATAACCTG TTCATTGTCGATGCCAGTATCCATCCAGATCTCCCGACTGGTAACCTTCAAGCCACTGTCATGGTGGTTGCTGAAGCCGCCGCCGCTAAGATTTTGCACTACAAAGTTGGTTATTGA
- a CDS encoding HAD-like domain: protein MSTPVTRLIPASSRTLLLTLDAFGTLFHPRLPIPEQYAATAYEFGLSRTTVTPDKLQPAFKAAFRAQMQQYPNYGRTDVLRGQYGGPRQWWEEVIRGSFRRVLSTGDVEKHSEDSKDHIPDGMVEALLDRFAGPEGYALYDDVLPFFRRMRKLKSAHKWSFDRIIVGVISNSDDRVAAVLKSLGLTVGQMRADQDQSSMDLPGFEGRDMNKDAAGEHNRDPTDRNLELDIDMVITSYEAGQEKPDRLIFDVTRRQALKVARPWLTSRTKFISVHVGDDLEKDYRAARDAGWESYWLPRDSLATEDFKAKQLQDLLKLADKLELFP, encoded by the coding sequence ATGTCTACCCCAGTTACCCGCCTTATACCGGCGTCTTCACGTACTCTTCTCCTCACTCTCGACGCGTTCGGCACCCTCTTCCACCCGCGTCTCCCCATCCCAGAGCAATATGCCGCAACCGCATACGAATTCGGATTATCGCGCACTACCGTCACCCCGGACAAACTCCAACCCGCATTCAAGGCTGCGTTTCGTGCACAGATGCAGCAATACCCGAATTACGGTCGCACGGATGTTCTTCGAGGCCAATACGGGGGGCCGAGGCAGTGGTGGGAGGAGGTGATTAGGGGGAGTTTCAGGCGTGTTTTGTCTACAGGGGACGTGGAGAAGCATTCTGAAGACTCCAAAGACCATATCCCCGATGGCATGGTGGAAGCCCTATTAGATCGATTTGCTGGCCCGGAGGGGTACGCGCTCTATGACGATGTGCTACCCTTCTTCCGCCGAATGCGAAAGCTCAAGTCTGCTCATAAGTGGTCGTTTGATAGGATCATTGTCGGGGTGATATCCAACTCGGATGACCGTGTCGCCGCTGTGCTGAAGTCGCTGGGGTTAACAGTCGGTCAGATGCGCGCCGACCAGGACCAATCGAGTATGGATCTTCCCGGATTCGAGGGGCGAGATATGAACAAAGATGCCGCCGGGGAACACAACCGAGATCCTACAGACCGTAACTTGGAACTTGATATTGATATGGTCATTACGAGTTATGAGGCTGGCCAAGAGAAACCTGATCGCTTGATCTTTGACGTGACGAGACGGCAGGCTCTCAAGGTCGCCCGCCCATGGCTGACCAGCAGAACAAAATTTATCTCTGTGCATGTCGGGGATGATCTTGAAAAGGATTACCGAGCTGCAAGGGATGCAGGCTGGGAGAGCTACTGGcttcctcgagattctctTGCTACCGAGGACTTCAAAGCGAAGCAACTCCAAGATCTCTTGAAGTTGGCTGATAAATTGGAGCTTTTCCCATAA
- a CDS encoding Protein kinase domain family protein: MSAAKTSKGTLDSQDAILFSGAFDESLSWGMDQESERARLACKMAENEWEGRIDGVLRMEAGFEIILCDFERDLTPVRITQAKQSSETQRGHPGNRNHGDRDDPRKEGDGKYHSGHSPRNEEDVRKGHGRGGPGSNPNLSRWMRAITAHYNGIGGNRVSLNYNHFVTAFSHNIELFQDNSTLPRLTSVSPAITDMVVTRYSKELSYFVSGSIDSIEHLYAEIERVLSPFVDYSERDDVAEIERCATQFLSSSSLEDGDVAAQAVHGVARRICSSLIEARKEKGLDSAVQIIQNLVLYLDWATWKECRGCAANEICVVPIWPMGSIQDYNNPQCKDASNPYDESEESYWGGMHS; encoded by the exons ATGTCTGCTGCCAAAACATCGAAAGGCACGCTTGATTCTCAGGATGCAATTTTGTTCAGCGGCGCATTCGACGAGTCTCTGAGTTGGGGTATGGATCAAGAGAGCGAGCGTGCCAGACTGGCTTGCAAGATGGCCGAGAATGAATGGGAAGGTCGCATTGACGGCGTGCTACGCATGGAAGCCGGCTTTGAAATTATCCTATGTGACTTTGAGCGTGATCTAACTCCCGTGCGAATCACGCAGGCCAAGCAGAGCTCGGAGACACAACGTGGGCATCCAGGTAACCGTAACCATGGCGACCGGGATGATCCTCGCAAAGAGGGTGATGGCAAGTACCACAGCGGTCATAGTCCAAGAAATGAAGAGGATGTTCGAAAGGGACATGGCCGTGGTGGACCTGGAAGCAACCCCAATTTGTCGCGATGGATGCGTGCTATCACCGCACACTATAACGGAATCGGTGGAAATCGGGTCTCACTGAACTACAACCACTTTGTGACAGCCTTCTCTCACAACATAGAGCTGTTCCAAGACAATTCGACCCTGCCCCGACTTACCAGCGTCTCTCCT GCGATTACGGATATGGTCGTGACTCGGTACAGCAAGGAGCTGTCATACTTTGTTTCCGGTAGCATTGATTCAATTGAGCATCTCTACGCCGAGATTGAGCGTGTTCTGTCTCCATTTGTTGACTATAGTGAGCGAGATGATGTCGCTGAGATTGAGCGTTGTGCGACTCAGTTCTTGTCGTCGTCATCTTTGGAAGATGGGGATGTTGCAGCGCAGGCTGTTCACGGTGTTGCTCGCAGGATCTGCTCGTCTTTGATTGAGGCTAGGAAGGAGAAGGGGCTTGATTCTGCGGTCCAGATTATTCAAAATCTGGTTCTTTATCTTGACTGGGCGACGTGGAAGGAGTGCCGGGGCTGTGCAGCGAATGAGATTTGTGTCGTGCCTATTTGGCCCATGGGTTCGATCCAGGACTATAATAACCCTCAGTGCAAGGATGCTTCAAATCCATACGATGAGAGTGAAGAGAGTTACTGGGGTGGAATGCACAGCTAA
- a CDS encoding ATPase, AAA-type, core, whose amino-acid sequence MNKGNVLKVNTNSRVAVDAAFFHEMQPNYSRPSLRDIGVKDKVGIAVFDIGAMLMEDHERDKDKLRGVSVDAQKLSEADLLVACPTVCCFSFKEKVFLEGATKIILLSLAKTRLGMIPTVPFDEVIDGKGQGFNLLLNGPPGVGKTFMVEATSEHFKLPLYSISAGELVVNHGDSNALEQQLETVFKIAKHFDAVLLLNEADAFMEQRTSYHDTHNRPVTIFLRSWNIIKEFFSNFESGYPV is encoded by the exons ATGAACAAGGGAAATGTTCTCAAAGTCAACACCAACAGTCGAGTGGCAGTGGACGCCGCATTTTTCCATGAAATGCAGCCAAACTACTCCCGACCGTCACTCCGCGACATCGGGGTCAAGGATAAGGTTGGAATTGCAGTCTTTGACATTGGTGCAATGCTCATGGAGGACCATGAGCGAGACAAGGATAAATTGCGAGGCGTCAGTGTGGATGCACAAAAGCTGAGCGAAGCCGATTTACTGGTCGCCTGCCCAACAGTTTGTTGTTTCAGTTTCAAGGAGAAAGTGTTCT TGGAGGGCGCA ACCAAGATCATTCTCTTATCATTGGCGAAAACCCGCCTAGGGATGATACCGACGGTACCTTTCGACGAAGTAATTGATGGAAAGGGCCAAGGATTCAACCTTCTTCTGAA TGGCCCACCGGGAGTCGGAAAGACTTTCATGGTTGAGGCAACCTCGGAGCATTTCAAGCTCCCCCTCTATTCG ATATCTGCAGGCGAACTTGTTGTCAACCACGGAGATTCCAATGCACTTGAGCAACAACTTGAAACAGTATTCAAGATCGCCAAACACTTTGATGCCGTGCTACTCTTGAATGAGGCAGACGCGTTCATGGAGCAGCGCACATCTTACCACGATACCCACAATCGCCCTGTGACCATTTTCCTCCGAAGCTGGAATATTATCAAGGAGTTCTTTTCAAACTTCGAATCGGGGTATCCAGTTTGA